From Priestia aryabhattai, one genomic window encodes:
- the der gene encoding ribosome biogenesis GTPase Der, whose amino-acid sequence MPKPIIAIVGRPNVGKSTIFNRIVGERVSIVEDIPGVTRDRIYSSGEWLNMDFNIIDTGGIDIGDEPFLEQIKQQAEIAIDEADVIIFLVNGRDGITAADEEVAKILYKSKKPVVLAVNKVDNPEMRELIYDFYALGYGEPFPISGTHGLGLGDLLDEAAKHFPKEKDEDYGEEVIKFSLIGRPNVGKSSLVNALLGEDRVIVSDLAGTTRDAIDTKFTKEDQEYVVIDTAGMRKRGKVYESTEKYSVLRALKAIERSDVVLIVLNAEEGIIEQDKKIAGYAQEAGKAVVIVVNKWDTVEKDEKTMKKFEENIREHFQFLTYAPIVFLSAKTKKRTHTLLPMIDLASESHAVRVETSILNDVIMDAVAMNPTPTHNGNRLKIYYTTQVAIKPPTFVVFVNDPELMHFSYKRFLENKLREAFGFEGTPIKIIARPRK is encoded by the coding sequence ATGCCAAAACCAATTATTGCGATTGTTGGTCGTCCCAACGTAGGAAAATCAACAATTTTCAACCGAATTGTAGGAGAGCGAGTATCTATTGTAGAAGATATTCCGGGTGTAACTCGTGATCGTATCTATAGTTCAGGTGAGTGGCTGAATATGGACTTTAACATTATTGATACTGGCGGTATTGACATTGGAGATGAGCCATTTTTAGAACAGATCAAACAGCAGGCAGAAATTGCAATTGATGAAGCGGACGTAATCATTTTTCTAGTGAATGGACGCGATGGAATTACTGCAGCTGATGAAGAAGTGGCGAAAATTTTATACAAATCCAAAAAGCCCGTCGTCCTAGCCGTTAATAAAGTAGATAATCCTGAAATGAGAGAATTAATCTATGATTTCTACGCACTAGGATATGGAGAACCGTTCCCAATCTCAGGAACGCATGGTTTAGGTTTAGGTGACCTGCTAGACGAGGCAGCTAAGCACTTTCCAAAAGAAAAAGACGAAGATTACGGAGAAGAAGTGATTAAATTTTCATTAATTGGTCGTCCTAACGTAGGGAAATCTTCATTAGTTAATGCTCTTCTAGGTGAAGACCGTGTTATTGTCAGTGATCTAGCCGGTACGACACGCGATGCCATTGATACAAAGTTTACAAAAGAAGATCAAGAATATGTTGTAATCGATACAGCTGGAATGAGAAAGCGTGGAAAAGTGTACGAGAGTACTGAAAAATACAGCGTACTTCGTGCATTAAAGGCAATTGAACGCTCAGATGTTGTCTTAATTGTATTAAATGCTGAAGAGGGTATTATTGAACAAGATAAGAAAATTGCTGGCTATGCGCAAGAAGCTGGAAAAGCTGTTGTAATCGTTGTGAACAAATGGGATACAGTAGAAAAAGATGAAAAAACAATGAAAAAGTTTGAAGAAAATATACGTGAGCATTTTCAGTTTTTAACATATGCTCCAATTGTATTCCTTTCAGCTAAAACGAAAAAACGTACGCATACGCTATTGCCAATGATTGATCTTGCAAGCGAAAGCCATGCGGTACGTGTAGAAACAAGCATCTTAAATGATGTGATTATGGATGCAGTAGCGATGAACCCGACGCCTACTCACAACGGAAACCGCTTAAAAATCTATTACACAACTCAAGTAGCAATTAAGCCACCAACTTTTGTTGTGTTTGTAAATGATCCTGAGTTAATGCATTTTTCATATAAACGTTTCTTAGAAAATAAGCTTCGTGAAGCTTTTGGATTCGAAGGAACTCCAATTAAAATTATTGCAAGACCAAGAAAATAA
- a CDS encoding YphA family membrane protein, translated as MDGIFFYWLSWMGWIITTFFMPKTSRRWKVTAIILISILLSGMNMHMTQFSCSYTALFLVGVACVYASGYSRIQQLYYVIVCGIIIIAYASFCLLELYDPVWIFIDRKWILTGLILYICFMVVKDAEKRFAAIILGVVGGDFLYAVVIRDIASYEVGSLRTLDVLATAVGAMFIWEMLVYFSAYLDLYVLKSHRQKQSTYK; from the coding sequence GTGGACGGAATTTTCTTTTATTGGCTTTCGTGGATGGGATGGATTATCACGACATTTTTTATGCCCAAAACATCTAGGCGTTGGAAGGTAACAGCCATTATATTAATCAGTATACTCCTAAGCGGAATGAACATGCATATGACTCAGTTTTCATGTAGTTACACAGCTTTGTTTTTAGTGGGGGTAGCGTGTGTTTATGCTTCAGGCTACAGTAGAATTCAGCAGTTATATTATGTTATTGTATGCGGCATTATAATAATTGCCTATGCTAGTTTTTGTTTACTGGAGCTCTATGATCCTGTATGGATTTTTATTGATCGTAAGTGGATTTTGACTGGACTTATCTTATATATTTGCTTTATGGTGGTTAAAGATGCTGAAAAAAGATTCGCAGCGATCATTTTAGGTGTAGTGGGAGGAGATTTTTTATATGCAGTTGTCATTCGAGATATCGCATCTTATGAAGTAGGGTCTCTTCGTACACTCGACGTTTTAGCAACAGCAGTAGGAGCTATGTTTATTTGGGAGATGCTGGTTTATTTCTCTGCTTATTTAGATTTGTACGTGCTGAAGTCTCATAGGCAAAAGCAAAGTACTTACAAATAG
- a CDS encoding YpzI family protein, translating to MGKDRQEKKLKESKRVESDRDQGLHYPGATSLQSPEEARELNEHK from the coding sequence ATGGGAAAAGATCGTCAAGAGAAAAAATTAAAGGAATCAAAACGAGTTGAATCTGACCGTGATCAAGGACTTCACTATCCGGGAGCAACTAGTTTGCAAAGTCCTGAAGAAGCGCGAGAGTTAAATGAACATAAATAA
- a CDS encoding MFS transporter codes for MKKGHPIFTIFLFFLGWVFMYADRNILSPVMGDIGAQWDLNKAELGLMSTVFFVAYAAMQIPTGFLADRFGRVKILVAGYILFGVSTFFTGLTTTFGMFLLIRALTGLGEGTYYGSQYGISSSITSERYRGLVSALINSGMAFGISLGFIGSTYITYTLEKDWQFTFYLFAIPTVVIAILIAFFVKDKQREQGKNSLNKGTQQSLKVLFTRNHIFVYVLIFCSLYGFFGMLTWLPYYLQHSRGLEGSQTGIIASLVPWASIPGAIFFGYISDRILNKKALIVSLSVAGAFCQFFIPYTESYSWLLIGLIVYGLIGKLALDPILISYMADITPSSMYSKVYGFFNFSGMLSSIFAPYITGYFADKLGSMEFGFYLSGALLLVGGVLFLFTVQKERSYPVSHPVLK; via the coding sequence ATGAAAAAGGGACATCCTATATTTACAATTTTTCTTTTCTTTTTAGGCTGGGTTTTCATGTATGCAGATCGTAATATTTTATCTCCGGTTATGGGAGATATCGGTGCACAGTGGGATCTTAATAAAGCGGAACTTGGGTTAATGTCTACCGTGTTTTTTGTAGCGTATGCAGCTATGCAGATTCCAACGGGTTTTTTGGCCGATCGATTTGGTCGCGTTAAGATTTTAGTAGCTGGATACATCCTGTTTGGAGTTTCCACATTCTTTACAGGACTTACGACTACTTTCGGTATGTTTTTACTCATACGAGCGCTGACAGGCCTTGGAGAAGGAACGTATTATGGTTCACAATACGGAATTTCTTCGAGCATCACGTCCGAACGATACCGGGGTTTAGTGTCTGCGCTCATCAATAGTGGAATGGCTTTTGGTATATCACTTGGTTTTATCGGTTCTACATACATTACATATACGTTAGAAAAAGACTGGCAGTTTACTTTTTACTTATTTGCTATTCCAACTGTAGTAATTGCCATTTTAATAGCTTTCTTTGTAAAAGATAAGCAGAGGGAGCAAGGAAAAAATTCGCTAAATAAAGGAACACAGCAGTCGCTAAAAGTATTATTTACAAGAAATCATATTTTTGTATACGTTTTAATCTTCTGCTCTCTTTACGGATTTTTTGGCATGCTGACGTGGCTTCCTTACTATTTACAGCATTCACGAGGATTAGAAGGGTCGCAAACAGGCATTATAGCATCTCTAGTACCTTGGGCGTCTATTCCAGGAGCAATCTTCTTTGGTTATATATCTGATCGAATTTTAAATAAAAAAGCATTAATTGTCAGTTTGTCAGTAGCGGGTGCTTTCTGTCAATTTTTTATCCCTTACACAGAGAGTTATTCTTGGCTATTAATCGGCTTAATTGTGTACGGTCTGATAGGGAAATTAGCATTAGATCCTATTTTGATTTCGTATATGGCGGATATTACCCCCTCTTCCATGTATTCTAAAGTGTACGGTTTTTTCAACTTTAGCGGCATGCTGTCATCTATCTTTGCACCTTACATTACCGGATATTTTGCAGATAAACTCGGAAGTATGGAATTCGGGTTTTATCTGTCAGGAGCACTATTATTAGTGGGAGGAGTTCTCTTTTTATTTACAGTACAGAAAGAACGTTCTTATCCTGTTTCACATCCAGTTTTAAAATAA
- the fni gene encoding type 2 isopentenyl-diphosphate Delta-isomerase — MSRAKRKIDHIHHAIQTGQHRLHGLDDIRFVHNSLPNTGVHDVHIDTKIGELLLSSPIFINAMTGGGGQETERINRSFAQIAHHGQLAMAVGSQMAAIKDKNEEQSYRVVRQENPKGIIFANLGSEATVEQAKKAVDMLEANGLQIHLNVIQELVMPEGDRDFTDALHRIERIVREVTVPLIVKEVGFGMSAQAVQKLKDVGVEIVDIGGYGGTNFSKIENERRAKHFHFFNDWGISTAASLAEVSQHVEGVSIIGSGGIQTSMDIAKSIALGASATGMAGYFLSILMKSGLEAVVEEITELHEELTFIMAALGATSIAELQQMPLVITGDTHSWLTQRNVSIEIFNNR, encoded by the coding sequence GTGAGCAGAGCAAAACGTAAAATTGATCACATTCATCATGCGATTCAAACGGGACAGCATCGGCTGCACGGGCTAGATGATATTCGCTTCGTTCATAATAGCTTACCAAATACAGGCGTGCACGATGTTCATATTGATACAAAAATTGGCGAACTTTTGTTAAGTTCGCCAATTTTTATAAATGCTATGACGGGTGGAGGGGGACAAGAAACGGAACGGATTAATCGTTCGTTTGCCCAAATTGCTCATCATGGTCAATTAGCAATGGCCGTTGGATCGCAGATGGCTGCGATTAAAGATAAAAATGAAGAACAATCATACAGAGTAGTGCGTCAAGAAAACCCTAAAGGAATTATTTTTGCCAACCTAGGCAGTGAAGCTACAGTTGAACAAGCCAAAAAAGCGGTTGATATGCTTGAAGCGAATGGACTTCAAATTCATTTAAATGTCATACAAGAACTGGTCATGCCAGAAGGAGATCGTGATTTTACCGATGCATTACATCGTATTGAACGAATCGTCCGAGAGGTAACCGTTCCTTTAATTGTTAAAGAAGTAGGTTTTGGGATGAGCGCTCAAGCAGTTCAAAAACTTAAAGATGTGGGTGTTGAAATCGTTGATATTGGTGGGTACGGTGGTACTAATTTTTCGAAAATCGAAAATGAAAGACGAGCAAAACATTTTCATTTCTTTAATGATTGGGGAATTTCCACAGCAGCTTCTTTAGCAGAAGTATCTCAGCATGTAGAAGGTGTGTCCATTATCGGTTCAGGAGGTATTCAAACCTCTATGGATATTGCTAAGTCTATTGCGTTAGGAGCTTCTGCAACAGGAATGGCAGGATATTTTTTATCCATTTTAATGAAGTCTGGTTTAGAAGCAGTTGTAGAAGAGATAACCGAGCTGCATGAGGAGTTAACGTTCATCATGGCTGCGTTAGGAGCAACTTCTATTGCCGAGCTTCAGCAAATGCCTCTAGTTATTACAGGGGATACTCATAGCTGGTTGACCCAGCGAAATGTATCTATAGAAATATTTAATAACAGGTAA
- the rpsA gene encoding 30S ribosomal protein S1: MTEDMNQVEVTSLEVGETVKGTITKVEEKQVYVDVPNSKLDGIIPISELASLHIEKAGDVIQEGAEVEAKVIKVEDDLLVLSKRAVDAEKAWEGLEAKLSSGEVFEAVVKEIVKGGLVVDIGVRGFIPASLVETHFVDDFAEYQDQTLTVKVVELDKEKNRVILSHRAVVEEELVQQKENVLESLKEGQVLEGTVQRLTDFGAFVDVGGVDGLVHISQLSHTRVEKPSDVVAEGDTVKVKVLSVDKSTGRVSLSIKDTLEGPWSNISTKLRQGDVVDGTVKRLVSFGAFVEVLPGVEGLVHISQISHKHIGTPHEVLSEGEKVTVKVLDVNEQERRVSLSIRDLEEEEQEDYGDYELQEESKGFQLGDMIGDQLKKLR, encoded by the coding sequence ATGACAGAAGATATGAATCAAGTAGAGGTAACATCATTAGAAGTAGGAGAAACAGTAAAAGGTACTATTACGAAAGTAGAAGAAAAGCAAGTGTATGTAGATGTACCTAACAGCAAACTAGACGGTATTATTCCAATTAGTGAATTAGCGAGCTTACATATTGAAAAAGCAGGCGATGTAATCCAAGAAGGTGCCGAAGTCGAAGCGAAAGTAATTAAAGTGGAAGACGATTTACTTGTGTTATCTAAGCGGGCTGTAGATGCTGAAAAAGCATGGGAAGGTTTAGAAGCAAAACTTTCTTCAGGTGAAGTGTTTGAAGCAGTAGTCAAAGAAATTGTCAAAGGCGGATTAGTTGTAGATATTGGTGTAAGAGGGTTCATTCCAGCTTCTCTTGTTGAAACTCATTTCGTCGATGATTTTGCAGAGTATCAAGATCAAACTCTTACAGTCAAAGTAGTGGAATTAGATAAAGAAAAAAATCGCGTAATCCTTTCGCATCGTGCAGTTGTAGAAGAAGAGCTTGTACAACAAAAAGAAAATGTTCTTGAGTCATTAAAAGAAGGTCAGGTTTTAGAAGGAACCGTTCAGCGCTTAACAGACTTTGGGGCGTTTGTAGATGTAGGCGGAGTCGATGGGTTAGTGCATATTTCTCAGCTTTCACATACGCGTGTAGAAAAACCTTCAGATGTAGTAGCTGAGGGAGATACTGTGAAAGTCAAAGTATTATCTGTTGACAAATCAACTGGGCGTGTTTCATTATCTATTAAAGATACGTTAGAAGGTCCATGGTCCAACATTTCTACGAAGCTTCGCCAAGGTGATGTAGTAGATGGAACCGTTAAAAGACTTGTATCTTTTGGAGCTTTTGTGGAAGTTCTACCTGGAGTAGAAGGACTTGTACACATCTCTCAAATTTCACATAAGCATATCGGAACACCGCATGAAGTACTTTCTGAAGGTGAAAAAGTGACGGTAAAAGTACTTGATGTGAATGAACAAGAACGACGCGTTTCGTTAAGCATTCGTGATCTTGAGGAAGAAGAACAAGAAGATTACGGTGACTATGAATTACAAGAAGAGTCAAAAGGTTTCCAATTAGGTGATATGATTGGAGATCAATTAAAAAAATTAAGATAA
- a CDS encoding lysophospholipid acyltransferase family protein, whose amino-acid sequence MILSFYTFARAIVKGILTPVYRYEVIGAENIPSEGGVLLCSNHIDNLDPPTVGVTCPRPISFMAKAELFKAPFLKTVLPKLETFPVKRGMADREALRQGLKILKEGKVLGLFPEGTRSKDGKLGKGMAGVGFFALRSKAAVVPCAVIGPYKRFARLKVVYGPPIQMDELRERKASAEEVTDVIMKSIAELIEKYQ is encoded by the coding sequence ATGATTTTGAGCTTTTATACGTTTGCACGTGCCATTGTAAAAGGTATTTTAACACCAGTTTATCGTTATGAAGTAATCGGTGCAGAAAATATCCCTTCAGAAGGCGGAGTTTTGCTTTGTTCAAATCATATTGACAACTTAGATCCGCCTACTGTAGGTGTGACATGTCCAAGGCCTATTTCGTTTATGGCAAAAGCAGAGTTGTTTAAAGCACCTTTTCTGAAGACGGTCCTGCCAAAGTTAGAAACATTCCCTGTAAAGCGCGGGATGGCAGATCGTGAAGCTTTGCGCCAAGGGTTAAAGATTTTAAAAGAAGGAAAAGTGCTTGGGTTATTTCCAGAAGGAACAAGAAGCAAAGATGGGAAATTAGGAAAAGGAATGGCTGGAGTAGGCTTTTTTGCTTTGCGTTCAAAAGCAGCTGTTGTGCCTTGCGCTGTTATTGGTCCATATAAGCGCTTTGCAAGGTTAAAAGTAGTGTACGGACCGCCAATTCAGATGGATGAGCTTCGCGAACGAAAGGCATCAGCCGAAGAAGTAACCGACGTTATTATGAAAAGCATTGCTGAATTAATTGAAAAATATCAATAG
- the cmk gene encoding (d)CMP kinase, which produces MEKQISIAIDGPAAAGKSTVAKIIAETLSYIYVDTGAMYRALTYQAQKNQVDLQNEEELLHLLNETVIDLKPSESGQVVILNGQNVTSEIRSAEVTNSVSIVAKHRAVREEMVARQQGLAKDGGVVMDGRDIGTHVLPHAEVKIFLLASVDERAQRRHDENIKKGFESNLERLKEEIARRDKLDSEREVAPLKKAEDAIEIDTTSLSIEGVVEKILSITKERIG; this is translated from the coding sequence ATGGAAAAACAAATTTCAATTGCGATTGACGGTCCTGCAGCTGCTGGGAAAAGCACAGTGGCAAAGATTATAGCAGAAACCTTATCATATATTTATGTTGATACAGGAGCGATGTATCGTGCTCTAACGTATCAAGCGCAGAAAAACCAGGTAGATTTACAAAATGAAGAAGAGCTATTGCATTTGCTTAACGAAACAGTAATCGATTTAAAACCCTCTGAATCTGGACAGGTAGTAATCTTAAATGGACAGAATGTTACAAGTGAAATTCGTTCCGCAGAAGTAACCAACTCTGTATCCATCGTGGCGAAACATCGTGCAGTTCGTGAAGAGATGGTAGCGAGACAGCAGGGCCTTGCTAAAGATGGAGGCGTTGTAATGGATGGACGTGATATCGGTACACATGTGCTTCCTCACGCAGAAGTCAAAATCTTTTTGTTAGCATCTGTGGATGAAAGAGCACAAAGACGCCATGACGAAAACATAAAAAAAGGTTTTGAATCAAATTTAGAGCGTTTAAAAGAAGAAATTGCCCGCAGAGACAAGCTGGATTCTGAGCGCGAAGTAGCACCTCTTAAAAAAGCTGAAGATGCAATTGAAATCGATACAACTTCCTTATCGATTGAAGGAGTTGTAGAAAAAATACTTTCTATTACAAAAGAAAGGATTGGATGA
- a CDS encoding YpfB family protein has translation MNRIERILIKLVVIQFVFLIIAQCILLSSSHSTYFSKVIQYEGVSKNNFNKIIETFDQ, from the coding sequence ATGAATCGGATAGAGCGGATTTTAATTAAATTAGTGGTTATTCAATTTGTGTTTTTAATAATTGCCCAATGTATTTTACTATCTAGTAGTCACAGTACATATTTCTCAAAGGTTATTCAGTATGAGGGAGTTAGCAAAAATAATTTTAATAAAATTATTGAAACATTCGACCAGTAG
- a CDS encoding flagellar brake protein, whose product MLATFIGYDQNVYTFPTEVTGREIKGMPVVKLFYPSDKKLKSIQRRNFFRVPLTVKAVIGSEQEQQEVMEIMTKNISAGGIAGLFHHSLLFNEKDSVVVRLSLPNSEGTLQHLELKGEVVRITASTSCKVGQLSIKFIDMEKQTKEMMIRYTLKRQLDLRRKGLL is encoded by the coding sequence TTGCTTGCTACGTTTATTGGATATGATCAAAATGTATATACCTTTCCAACTGAAGTAACAGGGCGTGAAATAAAAGGCATGCCTGTTGTGAAGCTCTTTTACCCGAGCGATAAAAAGTTAAAATCCATTCAAAGAAGAAATTTTTTCCGTGTGCCGCTTACAGTGAAGGCGGTGATAGGAAGTGAACAAGAACAGCAGGAAGTAATGGAAATCATGACTAAAAACATCAGTGCAGGTGGAATAGCCGGCTTATTCCATCACTCGTTGCTTTTTAATGAGAAAGATTCGGTTGTTGTACGATTAAGTCTTCCTAATAGTGAGGGTACTTTGCAGCATCTTGAATTAAAAGGGGAAGTTGTACGAATTACCGCCTCGACTTCTTGTAAAGTAGGTCAGCTATCTATTAAATTTATTGATATGGAAAAACAAACGAAAGAAATGATGATTCGTTATACATTAAAGCGTCAGCTCGACCTAAGGAGAAAAGGTCTTCTTTAG
- a CDS encoding flagellar brake domain-containing protein, protein MIKVGMRLTLESEHRDSTLQQTYRCKVVEFTEDVIYIRYPLNEETPRSTFY, encoded by the coding sequence ATGATAAAGGTGGGAATGAGGTTGACGTTAGAGAGCGAGCACAGAGATTCTACATTACAACAAACATATCGATGTAAGGTAGTTGAGTTTACGGAAGACGTGATTTATATTAGATATCCGCTAAATGAAGAAACGCCGCGAAGTACTTTTTACTAA
- the ypeB gene encoding germination protein YpeB, with protein sequence MIRTILIVLLAIGVVGVGYWGYSEHQEKDAVLLQAENTYQRAFHDLSYQLDLLNDKIGGTLAMSSRDQLSPALAEVWRLTSEAHNNVGQLPLSLLPFNKTEEFLSDVGDFTYKVAVRDLSKSPLTDKEYKTLNSLYDQSGEIQNEMRQVQHLVIDNNLRWMDVELALATKEKQGDNTIIDGLKTVEKSMDSFAETDLGVMNATNEQEKNAFHQLKGREVSEDVAKQVARSFLDLKGNEKIHIVKSGKDADYEVYSLTITDPKTKQETYMDITQKGGYPLWVLEDRDIKKQNISLNDAMNKANKFLKDHRFESLVMAESAQYDNMGVFTFVEQTESGVRIYPDSVKMKMSLEDGSVIGFSAKDFLLKHRTRDIPKPKISKEQAKTKLNSNVKVMEDRLAIITNDLNEEVLCYEFLGTIKNDTYRIFINADTGFEEKVEKLQNSEPLYNEV encoded by the coding sequence ATGATTCGAACAATTTTAATTGTATTATTAGCTATTGGTGTTGTAGGTGTAGGGTATTGGGGGTACAGTGAACATCAAGAGAAAGATGCTGTGCTGCTTCAAGCAGAGAATACGTATCAACGAGCATTTCATGATTTGTCATATCAACTAGATTTATTAAATGATAAAATCGGTGGCACGCTCGCCATGAGTTCGAGAGATCAGCTTTCGCCCGCGCTTGCAGAGGTATGGCGTTTAACTTCTGAAGCTCATAACAATGTAGGACAACTGCCTTTATCGCTTTTACCGTTCAATAAAACAGAAGAGTTTCTTTCAGATGTTGGTGACTTTACGTATAAAGTGGCAGTAAGGGATTTAAGCAAATCACCTTTAACAGATAAAGAGTATAAAACGTTAAATTCGCTTTATGATCAGTCAGGCGAAATTCAAAATGAAATGCGCCAAGTACAGCATTTAGTCATTGATAATAACTTGCGCTGGATGGATGTTGAGCTAGCCCTAGCTACAAAAGAAAAGCAAGGGGACAATACGATTATTGACGGATTAAAAACCGTTGAAAAAAGTATGGATTCTTTTGCCGAAACAGATTTAGGCGTTATGAATGCAACGAATGAACAGGAAAAAAATGCTTTTCACCAATTAAAAGGTAGAGAAGTTAGTGAAGATGTTGCAAAACAAGTGGCGCGCTCGTTTTTAGATTTAAAAGGAAATGAAAAAATTCATATTGTAAAGAGCGGAAAAGATGCCGATTATGAGGTTTACAGCTTAACTATTACAGATCCAAAGACTAAACAAGAGACGTATATGGATATTACACAAAAAGGTGGATATCCGCTTTGGGTGCTCGAAGATCGAGATATTAAAAAACAAAATATTAGTTTAAACGATGCTATGAACAAAGCGAATAAGTTTTTAAAAGATCATCGTTTTGAAAGTCTAGTGATGGCTGAAAGCGCTCAATACGATAATATGGGAGTCTTTACATTCGTAGAGCAAACGGAAAGTGGAGTTCGGATTTATCCGGATTCAGTTAAAATGAAAATGTCCTTAGAAGATGGATCTGTTATTGGGTTCTCAGCTAAAGACTTCTTATTAAAACATCGTACAAGAGATATTCCAAAACCTAAAATTTCGAAAGAACAGGCGAAAACCAAGCTGAACTCGAATGTAAAAGTGATGGAAGACCGCTTAGCAATTATTACGAATGATTTAAACGAAGAAGTGCTATGCTATGAGTTTTTAGGGACAATAAAAAATGATACGTATCGTATTTTCATCAATGCCGATACGGGGTTTGAAGAAAAAGTCGAAAAACTGCAAAACTCAGAACCTTTATATAATGAAGTATAA
- the sleB gene encoding spore cortex-lytic enzyme — MLSFRCFKKYACLICICSFIAASVVSPKAAHAFSNQVIQHGAVGDDVIELQSRLQYLGYYNGKIDGVFGWSTYWALRNFQYEFGIKKIDGLAGWQTKIKLANATKYHENYVKNQIRKGSKFTHYGGQPLDQQSKGNGSSGKSSGNNGQQKAQNGSSQAKKPASQPQRNTSKGSSEQQKEKVQKPTAVNVPSGFSQNDIQLMANAVHGEARGEPYNGQVAVAAVILNRVNSPSFPNTVAGVIFEPRAFTAVADGQIWLEPNPTSKKAVMDAINGWDPTGNAIYYFNPDTATSAWIWSRPQIKQIGKHIFCR, encoded by the coding sequence ATGTTATCATTTCGATGTTTTAAAAAATATGCATGTCTCATATGCATATGTTCATTTATTGCAGCATCCGTTGTGAGTCCAAAGGCCGCTCACGCGTTTTCAAATCAAGTCATTCAACACGGAGCAGTTGGAGATGACGTTATTGAGCTGCAGTCGAGACTTCAGTATTTAGGTTATTATAATGGGAAAATTGACGGTGTATTTGGATGGAGCACATACTGGGCACTGCGAAATTTCCAATATGAATTTGGCATTAAAAAGATTGACGGTTTAGCAGGCTGGCAAACAAAGATTAAATTAGCCAATGCAACAAAATATCACGAAAACTATGTGAAGAATCAAATTAGAAAAGGGAGTAAGTTTACGCATTATGGCGGTCAGCCTCTTGATCAACAGTCTAAAGGAAACGGTAGTAGTGGAAAAAGCAGCGGGAACAATGGTCAGCAAAAAGCACAAAACGGATCTTCTCAAGCAAAAAAACCTGCCAGTCAACCGCAGCGTAATACTTCTAAAGGAAGTTCTGAACAACAGAAAGAAAAAGTACAAAAGCCAACAGCTGTGAACGTACCGAGCGGTTTTTCACAAAATGATATTCAGCTCATGGCGAATGCCGTACATGGTGAAGCACGGGGTGAACCATATAATGGCCAAGTAGCCGTAGCGGCCGTTATTTTAAACAGAGTTAACAGTCCATCATTTCCAAATACAGTTGCTGGGGTTATTTTTGAACCGCGTGCATTTACTGCCGTAGCAGATGGGCAAATTTGGCTTGAGCCTAATCCGACATCTAAAAAAGCGGTTATGGATGCTATTAACGGATGGGATCCTACTGGGAATGCTATTTATTACTTTAATCCGGATACAGCAACAAGCGCATGGATTTGGTCACGTCCTCAAATTAAGCAAATCGGGAAACACATTTTCTGTCGATAA
- the prsW gene encoding glutamic-type intramembrane protease PrsW, protein MLAIVSAGIAPGLALLSFFYLKDEYETEPISMVLKTFIFGAMLVLPIMFIQYVFGEEHVFQSPFLEAFFTTSFLEEFFKWFILYFTIYQHVEFDEHYDGIVYGAAVSLGFATVENILYLFANGLESALGRAFLPVSSHALFGVIMGYYLGKAKFSEGKEKTKWTLYSVFAPLILHGTYDYILKTMDHWVFIIIPFMIYLWWLALRKVKKAKQPSIV, encoded by the coding sequence ATGTTGGCGATTGTATCTGCAGGCATTGCGCCAGGATTGGCATTGTTAAGTTTTTTTTATTTGAAAGATGAATACGAAACTGAGCCGATTTCAATGGTATTAAAAACATTTATTTTTGGAGCCATGCTTGTTTTGCCAATTATGTTTATTCAATATGTATTTGGTGAAGAACACGTTTTTCAATCACCTTTTCTTGAAGCATTTTTTACGACAAGCTTTTTAGAAGAATTTTTCAAATGGTTCATTTTATATTTCACGATTTATCAGCATGTGGAATTTGATGAGCATTATGATGGAATTGTTTACGGGGCAGCTGTTTCATTAGGTTTTGCTACCGTTGAAAATATTTTATATTTATTTGCAAATGGTTTAGAATCAGCGCTAGGAAGAGCCTTTTTACCCGTATCTAGTCATGCTTTATTCGGTGTTATTATGGGGTATTATTTAGGGAAAGCAAAGTTTTCTGAAGGAAAAGAAAAAACGAAGTGGACGCTGTATTCCGTATTTGCGCCGCTCATTTTACATGGAACATATGATTATATTTTAAAAACAATGGATCATTGGGTATTTATTATTATTCCATTCATGATTTATTTATGGTGGCTGGCGTTAAGAAAAGTAAAAAAGGCCAAACAGCCATCGATTGTCTAG